One genomic region from Actinocatenispora thailandica encodes:
- a CDS encoding N-acetylmuramoyl-L-alanine amidase, which yields MSHDRAELDRRTLLKATLGTATVAVVGGGLGLAGAAAAGADPATPRARAARLRPNSELDTIIGCDEWGARPPSSTIQLSGNVTNKIIVHHMAFPNVTDYSQAHAEQLARDCQDLHMDTNGWADTGQHFTVSRGGYVLEGRHRSLETLTAGKQQVVAAHCPGENGNAIGIENEGTYVTVTPPAALVSSLTALCVTVCQQYGLHAYDIFGHWDFRDTDCPGIAFYRMFPGIRRSVLDGLGETASAAPERRWPDIWKFVGGPVVKLAQHLLNARGYQLTANGVFGADTVAAVQDWQARNSLPVDQDATLTTKTWETLVAPLGPGDTGERVVGVQQLLQHKGYDQVSATGTFDTATAAAIANLQGLHHVTVNGLVGTNTWCALSGGILRTALMA from the coding sequence ATGTCGCACGACCGAGCCGAGCTGGACCGCCGGACGCTGCTGAAGGCCACCCTGGGTACCGCGACCGTCGCCGTGGTCGGCGGTGGGCTGGGGCTCGCCGGTGCGGCCGCCGCGGGCGCCGATCCGGCGACGCCCCGCGCGAGGGCCGCGCGGCTGCGCCCGAACAGCGAGCTGGACACGATCATCGGGTGCGACGAGTGGGGTGCCCGGCCACCGTCCAGTACGATCCAGCTCAGCGGCAACGTCACCAACAAGATCATCGTGCACCACATGGCGTTCCCGAACGTCACCGACTACTCCCAGGCGCACGCCGAGCAGCTCGCCCGGGACTGCCAGGACCTGCACATGGACACCAACGGCTGGGCGGACACCGGGCAGCACTTCACCGTCAGCCGCGGCGGGTACGTGCTGGAGGGCCGGCATCGCAGCCTGGAGACGCTGACCGCCGGCAAGCAGCAGGTGGTCGCGGCGCACTGCCCGGGCGAGAACGGCAACGCGATCGGCATCGAGAACGAGGGCACCTACGTCACCGTGACGCCGCCGGCCGCCCTGGTCAGCTCGCTGACCGCGCTGTGCGTCACCGTCTGCCAGCAGTACGGGCTGCACGCGTACGACATCTTCGGGCACTGGGACTTCCGGGACACCGACTGCCCCGGCATCGCGTTCTACCGGATGTTCCCCGGCATCCGCCGCTCGGTGCTGGACGGGTTGGGAGAGACCGCGTCGGCGGCGCCGGAGCGGCGCTGGCCGGACATCTGGAAGTTCGTCGGTGGGCCGGTCGTCAAGCTGGCCCAGCACCTGCTCAACGCGCGCGGCTACCAGCTCACCGCGAACGGTGTCTTCGGCGCCGACACGGTGGCGGCGGTGCAGGACTGGCAGGCGAGGAACTCGCTGCCGGTCGACCAGGACGCCACCCTGACCACGAAGACCTGGGAGACGCTGGTGGCGCCGCTCGGGCCGGGCGACACCGGGGAGCGGGTGGTCGGCGTGCAGCAGCTGCTCCAGCACAAGGGGTACGACCAGGTGTCGGCGACCGGGACCTTCGACACCGCCACCGCGGCGGCGATCGCCAACCTGCAGGGGCTGCACCACGTGACGGTGAACGGCCTCGTCGGCACCAACACCTGGTGCGCGCTGTCCGGTGGCATCCTGCGCACCGCGCTGATGGCCTGA
- a CDS encoding gamma carbonic anhydrase family protein: protein MLLEHRGARPVVPESAYVAPTAVLCGAVVLGERVRVLHGAVLTAEDGEVQVGSDVVVMENALVRGRAGHPAVVGDAVLIGPHAHLNGARVEDEVFAATGVSMFPGAVAGTRSELRINSVLHVNSRLAADAVLPIGWIAVGDPAQLFPPDRHGELWKIQRGLDFPGTVYGADRDTSMRSLMARQVEFYGAHRDDRRLDE, encoded by the coding sequence GTGTTGTTGGAGCATCGAGGGGCCCGGCCGGTCGTACCGGAGTCCGCGTACGTGGCACCGACCGCCGTGCTGTGCGGGGCCGTGGTGCTCGGCGAGCGCGTCCGCGTCCTGCACGGCGCGGTGCTGACCGCCGAGGACGGCGAGGTGCAGGTCGGTTCGGACGTGGTGGTGATGGAGAACGCGCTGGTCCGCGGGCGGGCCGGGCACCCGGCAGTGGTCGGCGACGCGGTGCTGATCGGCCCGCACGCGCACCTGAACGGAGCGCGCGTCGAGGACGAGGTGTTCGCCGCCACCGGCGTGTCGATGTTCCCGGGCGCGGTCGCCGGGACCCGGTCGGAACTGCGCATCAACAGCGTGCTGCACGTCAACTCCCGGCTGGCCGCCGACGCGGTGCTGCCGATCGGCTGGATCGCGGTCGGTGACCCGGCGCAGCTGTTCCCGCCGGACCGGCACGGCGAACTGTGGAAGATCCAGCGCGGTCTCGACTTCCCCGGCACCGTGTACGGCGCCGACCGCGACACGTCGATGCGGTCGCTGATGGCCCGGCAGGTCGAGTTCTACGGCGCGCACCGCGACGACCGCCGCCTCGACGAGTGA
- the hrpA gene encoding ATP-dependent RNA helicase HrpA → MRELRARVGALSVLDRYRLGRRLDQARGTVDPAELARLAEQVAAAEQRIANRRAAVPAVKYPPELPVSEHREEIAAAIRDHQVVIVAGETGSGKTTQIPKICLELGRGIHGTIGHTQPRRIAARTVAERIAEELDSPLGGAVGYQVRFTDQVGPNTLVKLMTDGILLAEIQRDRMLRRYDTIIIDEAHERSLNIDFLLGYLKRLLPRRPDLKVIITSATIETERFARHFGTDEAPAPVIEVSGRTYPVEVRYRPITAEDPDRDQVSAIGAAVDELRAEGGGDILVFLSGEREIRDAADALAKREQQRGSRPGTETLEVLPLYARLSSAEQHRVFQPHRGRRVVLATNVAETSLTVPGIRYVIDTGTARISRYSHRLKVQRLPIEPVSQASANQRMGRCGRTSDGICIRLYDEDDFASRPEYTDPEILRTNLASVLLQMAAARLGDIGDFPFIDPPDSRQVRAGVQLLEELSALGSGGELTKLGRRIAELPIDPRLARMIIEADTNDCVREVLVITAALSIQDPRERPADAQQQASQAHARFADKESDFLAYLNLWRYLRDKQKELSGNQFRKLCRAEYLNYLRVREWQDLHAQLRQVIRGMGIERNSTDAPADRVHTALLSGLLSHIGLKDTERKKQQKARGPVEYLGARGAKFAIFPGSALARKQPQFVMAAELVETSRLWARVVAGIDPSTVEALAGHLVKRTYSEPHWEKRQAAVVGYEKVTLYGVPIVPRRKVNYGRIDPEVARDLFIRHALVDGDWETHHQFFAANQRLREDVADLENRSRRRDIVVDDDTLYEFYDARIPAEVVSGRHFDAWWKKTRREQPELLTFTPDMLVTDAAGAVSAEAYPDEWHSDGLRLPLSYAFEPGTADDGVTVHVPLAVLGQVRGEQLDWQVPGLREELVTALLKGLPKQLRRSLVPVPDTARALLARISPADGPLLTAIERGLRDMLGVHVPREAWQLDALPAHLRPHYVVEDGGGDPVATGRDLGALKDQLAEQARSALTASVQGIERTGLTDWTIGELPQLYEQSVGGQHVRAYPTLHDDGDTVSVRLADTPAAQREQMWRGTRRLILLSIPSPAKYVLANLSNTSKLALSTNPDGSVAALLADCTDCAADKLIADAGGPGYDEAGFGRLRDAVRANLNPMVLGALTAVEKILAAHRRVLARVANTNNVLLVGALADIKQQLAGLVHAGFVAETGWQRLADLPRYLSAVDKRLDRLPANPQRDREQMTRVRELTAEYDDVRAQRPPSAELTAIRWMLEELRVSYFAQSLGTPYPISDRRIERALDAL, encoded by the coding sequence GTGCGAGAGTTGCGGGCGCGGGTCGGTGCCCTGAGCGTGCTCGACCGGTACCGGCTCGGCCGGCGGCTGGACCAGGCGCGCGGCACGGTGGACCCGGCGGAGCTGGCCCGGCTGGCGGAGCAGGTCGCGGCGGCCGAGCAGCGGATCGCGAACCGGCGGGCCGCGGTGCCGGCGGTGAAGTACCCGCCGGAGCTGCCGGTCAGCGAGCACCGGGAGGAGATCGCCGCCGCTATCCGAGATCACCAGGTGGTGATCGTCGCCGGGGAGACCGGGTCCGGCAAGACGACGCAGATCCCGAAGATCTGCCTGGAGCTGGGGCGCGGCATCCACGGCACGATCGGGCACACCCAGCCGCGCCGGATCGCCGCCCGTACGGTGGCCGAGCGCATCGCCGAGGAACTGGACTCGCCGCTCGGTGGCGCGGTCGGCTACCAGGTCCGGTTCACCGACCAGGTGGGGCCGAACACCCTGGTCAAGCTGATGACCGACGGCATCCTGCTGGCCGAGATCCAGCGCGACCGGATGCTCCGGCGATACGACACGATCATCATCGACGAGGCGCACGAGCGCAGCCTCAACATCGACTTCCTGCTCGGGTACCTGAAGCGGCTGCTGCCGCGCCGCCCCGACCTGAAGGTGATCATCACGTCGGCGACGATCGAGACCGAGCGCTTCGCCCGCCACTTCGGTACCGACGAGGCGCCGGCACCGGTGATCGAGGTGTCCGGCCGGACCTACCCGGTGGAGGTGCGCTACCGGCCGATCACCGCCGAGGATCCGGATCGCGACCAGGTGAGCGCGATCGGCGCGGCGGTCGACGAGCTGCGGGCCGAGGGCGGCGGCGACATCCTGGTGTTCCTGTCCGGGGAGCGGGAGATCCGGGATGCGGCGGACGCGCTGGCCAAGCGCGAGCAGCAACGCGGCAGCAGACCCGGTACCGAGACGTTGGAGGTGCTGCCGCTGTACGCGCGGTTGTCGTCGGCCGAGCAGCACCGGGTGTTCCAGCCGCACCGCGGCCGCCGGGTGGTGCTCGCGACCAACGTCGCCGAGACGTCGCTGACGGTGCCGGGCATCCGCTACGTGATCGACACCGGGACGGCGCGCATCTCGCGCTACAGTCACCGGCTGAAGGTGCAGCGGCTGCCGATCGAACCGGTCTCGCAGGCGTCGGCGAACCAGCGGATGGGCCGCTGCGGGCGCACCTCGGACGGCATCTGCATCCGGCTCTACGACGAGGACGACTTCGCCTCCCGGCCCGAGTACACCGATCCGGAGATCCTGCGCACCAACCTGGCGTCGGTGCTGCTGCAGATGGCCGCCGCGCGGCTGGGTGACATCGGGGACTTCCCGTTCATCGATCCGCCGGACTCCCGGCAGGTGCGGGCCGGCGTGCAGTTGCTGGAGGAGCTGAGCGCGCTCGGCTCCGGCGGCGAGCTGACCAAGCTCGGCCGGCGGATCGCCGAGCTGCCGATCGACCCGCGGCTGGCCCGGATGATCATCGAGGCCGACACGAACGACTGCGTGCGCGAGGTGCTGGTCATCACGGCGGCACTGTCCATCCAGGACCCGCGGGAGCGGCCGGCGGACGCGCAGCAGCAGGCCTCGCAGGCGCACGCCCGGTTCGCCGACAAGGAGTCGGACTTCCTCGCCTACCTGAACCTGTGGCGGTACCTCCGGGACAAGCAGAAGGAGCTGTCCGGCAACCAGTTCCGCAAGCTGTGCCGGGCCGAGTACCTCAACTACCTCCGGGTACGGGAGTGGCAGGACCTGCACGCCCAGCTGCGCCAGGTGATCCGCGGGATGGGCATCGAGCGCAACAGCACCGACGCACCGGCCGACCGGGTGCACACCGCGTTGCTGTCCGGCCTGCTGTCGCACATCGGGCTCAAGGACACCGAACGCAAGAAGCAGCAGAAGGCCCGCGGCCCGGTGGAGTACCTGGGCGCCCGGGGCGCGAAGTTCGCCATCTTCCCGGGGTCGGCGCTGGCGCGCAAGCAGCCGCAGTTCGTGATGGCCGCCGAGCTGGTGGAGACCTCCCGGCTGTGGGCCCGGGTGGTCGCCGGCATCGATCCGTCCACAGTGGAGGCGCTGGCCGGGCACCTGGTCAAGCGCACGTACTCCGAGCCGCACTGGGAGAAACGCCAGGCCGCGGTCGTCGGGTACGAGAAGGTCACCCTCTACGGGGTGCCGATCGTGCCGCGCCGCAAGGTGAACTACGGCCGGATCGACCCCGAGGTGGCCCGCGACCTGTTCATCCGGCACGCCCTGGTGGACGGCGACTGGGAGACGCACCACCAGTTCTTCGCCGCCAACCAGCGGCTCCGGGAGGACGTCGCCGACCTGGAGAACCGGTCCCGGCGCCGGGACATCGTGGTCGACGACGACACCCTGTACGAGTTCTACGACGCCCGGATCCCCGCCGAGGTGGTCAGCGGCCGGCACTTCGACGCGTGGTGGAAGAAGACCCGGCGCGAGCAGCCGGAGCTGCTGACCTTCACCCCGGACATGCTCGTCACCGACGCGGCGGGCGCGGTCAGCGCCGAGGCGTACCCGGACGAGTGGCACTCCGATGGCCTGCGGCTGCCGCTGTCGTACGCGTTCGAGCCCGGCACCGCGGACGACGGGGTCACCGTGCACGTGCCGCTCGCCGTGCTCGGCCAGGTGCGCGGCGAGCAGCTCGACTGGCAGGTACCCGGGCTGCGCGAGGAGCTGGTCACCGCGCTGCTCAAGGGGTTGCCGAAGCAGCTGCGCCGCTCGCTGGTGCCGGTACCGGACACCGCCCGGGCGTTGCTGGCGCGCATCTCGCCGGCCGACGGCCCGCTGCTGACCGCGATCGAGCGCGGCCTGCGCGACATGCTCGGGGTGCACGTGCCGCGCGAGGCCTGGCAGCTGGACGCGCTGCCGGCGCACCTGCGCCCGCACTACGTCGTCGAGGACGGCGGCGGTGACCCGGTCGCCACCGGCCGCGACCTCGGCGCTCTCAAGGACCAGCTCGCCGAGCAGGCGCGCAGCGCGCTCACCGCCTCGGTGCAGGGAATCGAGCGCACCGGCCTGACCGACTGGACGATCGGCGAACTGCCCCAGCTGTACGAGCAGAGCGTCGGCGGCCAGCACGTCCGGGCCTACCCGACGTTGCACGACGACGGCGACACGGTGTCGGTACGGCTGGCCGACACCCCGGCCGCGCAGCGCGAGCAGATGTGGCGCGGCACCCGCCGGCTGATTCTGCTGTCCATCCCGTCGCCGGCGAAGTACGTGCTGGCCAACCTGTCCAACACCAGCAAGCTGGCGTTGTCCACCAACCCGGACGGCAGCGTCGCCGCGCTGCTCGCCGACTGTACCGACTGCGCCGCGGACAAGCTGATCGCCGACGCCGGCGGCCCCGGCTACGACGAGGCGGGGTTCGGCCGGCTGCGCGACGCGGTCCGCGCCAACCTGAACCCGATGGTGCTCGGCGCGTTGACCGCGGTGGAGAAGATCCTCGCCGCGCACCGGCGGGTGCTCGCCCGGGTCGCCAACACCAACAACGTGTTGCTGGTCGGCGCGCTCGCCGACATCAAGCAGCAGCTGGCCGGGCTGGTACACGCCGGGTTCGTCGCCGAGACCGGCTGGCAGCGCCTCGCCGACCTGCCGCGCTATCTGTCCGCTGTGGACAAACGGCTGGATCGGTTGCCCGCCAACCCGCAGCGCGACCGGGAGCAGATGACCCGGGTCCGCGAGCTGACCGCCGAGTACGACGACGTCCGCGCGCAGCGCCCGCCGAGCGCCGAGCTGACCGCGATCCGGTGGATGCTGGAGGAGTTGCGCGTCTCCTACTTCGCGCAGAGCCTCGGCACCCCGTACCCGATCTCCGACCGCCGCATCGAACGCGCCCTCGACGCCCTGTGA
- a CDS encoding phage tail tip lysozyme, translated as MFRSGKARIAILAATAAGALALAGTAAPAYAGTGQGTTVTAGSGSHGGMSPNNSPVAPSVITQNEQAAFNYFVGKGLTAEQSAGIIGNLDQESGMDPTIWQYGGGPGRGIAQWSAGGRWDTDPGDNVAEFAAGGNVYDLTLQLNFIWFELTSFPGYGLGDLQAAGTIDDAVLAFQDKYEICGACNSTNRINFAHAAYDAYAG; from the coding sequence GTGTTCAGATCCGGTAAAGCACGCATCGCCATCCTCGCCGCGACGGCGGCCGGCGCCCTGGCGCTGGCCGGTACCGCGGCGCCCGCCTACGCCGGCACCGGTCAGGGCACCACGGTCACGGCCGGTTCCGGCAGCCACGGCGGGATGAGCCCGAACAACTCGCCGGTCGCCCCGTCGGTGATCACCCAGAACGAGCAGGCCGCGTTCAACTACTTCGTCGGCAAGGGCCTGACCGCGGAGCAGTCCGCCGGCATCATCGGCAACCTCGACCAGGAATCCGGGATGGACCCGACCATCTGGCAGTACGGCGGCGGTCCCGGCCGGGGCATCGCGCAGTGGAGCGCCGGCGGCCGGTGGGACACCGACCCGGGCGACAACGTGGCCGAGTTCGCCGCCGGCGGCAACGTCTACGACCTGACACTGCAGCTGAACTTCATCTGGTTCGAGCTGACCAGCTTCCCCGGCTACGGGCTCGGCGATCTGCAGGCGGCGGGCACCATCGACGACGCCGTCCTAGCCTTCCAGGACAAGTACGAGATCTGCGGCGCGTGCAACAGCACCAACCGGATCAACTTCGCCCACGCCGCCTACGACGCGTACGCCGGCTGA
- a CDS encoding class I SAM-dependent DNA methyltransferase — protein sequence MGDWLARTRASYDADAPRYAEVVRDILGGRLPHLNAALDVFVGQVRAAGDGPVADVGCGPGHVTAHLHDLGIDAFGIDLSPGMVGLARSDHPGLRFEVGSMTDLPLAADSVAGLLAWWSLIHVPDDTVPAVLGQFRRVLRPGGPLQVGFHVGDSTRSAPDDGGDAPVHRRRPERVAGWLRDAGFAVQARWEFNIDTDRPGAILFARG from the coding sequence ATGGGTGACTGGTTGGCACGGACCCGCGCCTCGTACGACGCGGACGCACCGCGCTACGCCGAGGTGGTGCGCGACATCCTGGGTGGGCGGCTGCCGCACCTGAACGCGGCGCTCGACGTGTTCGTCGGTCAGGTGCGGGCGGCCGGTGACGGGCCGGTGGCCGACGTCGGTTGCGGCCCCGGTCACGTCACCGCACACCTGCACGACCTCGGCATCGACGCGTTCGGCATCGACCTCTCGCCGGGCATGGTCGGGCTCGCCCGGTCCGACCATCCCGGCCTGCGGTTCGAGGTCGGTTCGATGACGGACCTGCCGCTGGCCGCCGACTCGGTGGCCGGCCTGCTCGCCTGGTGGTCGCTCATCCACGTGCCGGACGACACGGTGCCCGCGGTGCTGGGCCAGTTCCGCCGGGTGCTGCGCCCCGGTGGGCCGTTGCAGGTCGGCTTCCACGTCGGCGACTCCACCCGGTCGGCCCCGGACGACGGCGGGGATGCGCCGGTGCACCGGCGCCGTCCGGAGCGGGTCGCGGGCTGGCTGCGCGACGCCGGGTTCGCGGTGCAGGCGCGGTGGGAGTTCAACATCGACACCGACCGGCCGGGCGCGATCCTGTTCGCGCGCGGCTGA
- a CDS encoding TAXI family TRAP transporter solute-binding subunit, translating to MRRRGVLTALAGASLAGVAPVLAGCTEDPGPRPRLAIATGENGGVYQPLGRALGTTLGSRWRAEAAATAGSVENLERLRTGRAQLAFTSVDVAAQDLEGLGSFGSKDQLRALGELYADHVHLVIATNRGAYGVDGLAGRPVSTGAAGSGTEVVATRLLAAAGITLRGFEQHKLGLRDSIAALRAGIIDAFFFSSGLPCTAIAGLVASGDLDVGLTDLSGYVPTLQSQYGEVYSTGWIPNSIYTLTSVSTVAIANVLAVPATMSETAAYQLTRLLFVAKPRLSAAHPEGRQLDPRSALGTYPVPLHPGAERFYREQKSP from the coding sequence ATGAGGCGCCGCGGCGTGCTCACCGCGCTGGCCGGCGCCTCGCTCGCCGGCGTCGCGCCGGTGCTCGCCGGCTGCACCGAGGACCCCGGCCCCCGGCCGCGGCTGGCGATCGCGACCGGCGAGAACGGCGGCGTCTACCAGCCGCTGGGGCGGGCGCTCGGTACCACCCTGGGCTCCCGCTGGCGGGCCGAGGCGGCTGCCACGGCCGGCTCGGTGGAGAACCTGGAACGGCTCCGCACCGGCCGCGCGCAGCTCGCGTTCACCAGCGTCGACGTCGCCGCGCAGGACCTGGAGGGGCTCGGTTCGTTCGGCTCCAAGGACCAGCTGCGCGCGCTCGGTGAGCTGTACGCCGACCACGTGCACCTGGTGATCGCCACCAACCGTGGCGCGTACGGCGTGGACGGGCTCGCCGGCCGGCCCGTCTCCACCGGCGCGGCCGGCTCCGGTACCGAGGTGGTGGCGACCCGGCTGCTCGCCGCGGCCGGGATCACGCTGCGCGGGTTCGAGCAGCACAAGCTGGGGTTGCGCGATTCGATCGCGGCGCTTCGCGCGGGCATCATCGACGCGTTCTTCTTCTCCAGCGGGCTACCCTGCACCGCGATCGCCGGCCTGGTCGCCTCCGGCGATCTGGACGTCGGCCTCACCGACCTGAGCGGCTACGTGCCGACCCTGCAGAGCCAGTACGGCGAGGTGTACAGCACCGGCTGGATCCCGAACTCGATCTACACCCTCACCTCGGTCAGCACCGTGGCGATCGCGAACGTCCTCGCGGTGCCCGCGACGATGAGCGAGACCGCGGCGTACCAGCTGACCCGGCTGCTGTTCGTGGCCAAGCCCCGGTTGTCCGCGGCGCACCCGGAGGGTCGCCAGCTGGATCCCCGCTCGGCACTCGGCACCTATCCGGTCCCGCTGCATCCCGGCGCCGAGCGCTTCTACCGCGAACAGAAGTCCCCGTAG
- a CDS encoding sensor histidine kinase has translation MRRRLLITYLSLLGVAVVAFLLPLSVTIASRENQGMFIDRVDDTTRFATVAGTWLRGGRLSTLQSEIAEYDRLYGIGVAVVLPDGVVRIASRAGIDPDEPLLRAEVRAALSGSRAQPAGVIWPWQHRPMVVAEPIGNSGAIDGAVVTVSPTDGLRTSIGQQWAVLAAIGLMLLAVGAALAIPIGRWFARPLNELDEVTHAISRGELTERVHDDVGPPELRRLASSFNIMAARLSALIDRQRGFISYASHQLRTPLASVRLRVENLADAAPPADAAEYRLVVDEVDRLSAIFEAVLTFARADTESAELTDIDAGGIADDRVVAWQAMADAAGVRLTRAGVDSAPARAAAQTLDQVLDVLIHNAIKNGGAGATVQVLVDGDADGVRVAVCDDGPGMTDEQMAQAMRPFWRQPDRGQAGAGLGLAIANALVTASGGTLRLHRSAAGGLEAGVRLAAAPARATEPVE, from the coding sequence GTGCGCCGGCGGCTGCTGATCACCTACCTGTCGCTGCTGGGCGTCGCGGTCGTGGCGTTCCTGCTGCCGCTGTCGGTGACGATCGCGTCCCGGGAGAACCAGGGCATGTTCATCGACCGGGTCGACGACACCACCCGGTTCGCCACCGTCGCCGGTACCTGGCTGCGCGGCGGCCGGCTGTCCACCCTGCAGAGCGAGATCGCCGAGTACGACCGGCTGTACGGGATCGGTGTCGCGGTGGTGCTGCCCGACGGCGTGGTGCGCATCGCCTCCCGCGCCGGCATCGACCCGGACGAGCCGCTGCTGCGCGCCGAGGTCCGCGCCGCGCTGTCCGGATCCCGCGCGCAGCCGGCCGGGGTGATCTGGCCGTGGCAGCACCGGCCGATGGTGGTGGCCGAACCGATCGGGAACTCGGGTGCGATCGACGGTGCGGTGGTGACGGTGTCACCGACCGACGGGTTGCGTACCTCGATCGGCCAGCAGTGGGCGGTGCTGGCCGCGATCGGGTTGATGCTGCTCGCCGTCGGTGCGGCGCTCGCGATCCCGATCGGCCGCTGGTTCGCCCGCCCGCTCAACGAACTGGACGAGGTGACGCACGCGATCAGCCGCGGCGAGCTGACCGAACGGGTGCACGACGACGTCGGGCCGCCGGAACTGCGCCGACTGGCCAGCTCGTTCAACATCATGGCGGCGCGGCTGAGCGCGTTGATCGACCGGCAGCGCGGCTTCATCTCGTACGCGAGCCACCAGTTGCGCACCCCGCTCGCCTCGGTGCGGCTGCGGGTGGAGAACCTCGCCGACGCGGCACCGCCGGCCGACGCCGCCGAGTACCGGCTGGTCGTCGACGAGGTGGACCGGCTGTCGGCGATCTTCGAGGCGGTGTTGACGTTCGCCCGGGCGGACACCGAATCGGCCGAGCTGACCGACATCGACGCCGGCGGGATCGCCGACGACCGCGTCGTCGCGTGGCAGGCGATGGCGGACGCGGCTGGCGTGCGGCTGACCCGGGCCGGCGTCGACAGCGCCCCCGCGCGGGCCGCCGCACAGACCCTCGACCAGGTGCTGGACGTGTTGATACACAACGCGATCAAGAACGGTGGCGCCGGCGCGACGGTGCAGGTGCTGGTGGACGGGGATGCCGACGGGGTGCGGGTCGCGGTCTGCGACGACGGACCGGGGATGACCGACGAGCAGATGGCGCAGGCGATGCGGCCGTTCTGGCGGCAGCCGGACCGCGGGCAGGCCGGCGCCGGCCTGGGCCTCGCCATCGCGAACGCTCTGGTCACCGCGTCCGGCGGAACGCTCCGGCTGCACCGCTCCGCCGCCGGCGGTCTGGAGGCCGGGGTACGGCTGGCCGCCGCCCCCGCGCGCGCCACGGAGCCGGTCGAATGA
- a CDS encoding response regulator transcription factor — MEILVVEDDPRLADALCVALHRRGYGVTHAGTGEAALAAPNCDLVLLDLGLPDMDGLVVCKQLQERSDVAVIVLTVRGEERDRVLGLRTGADDYLVKPFSMAELTARIEAVLRRHRPRPAGPVTVGDLRIDTEARQVQIGTEPVALRPKEYELLVVLARQAGAVVPRQRLIMEVWRSTWPGAARTLEVHVGSLRGKIAAAGRIEAVHGVGYRFDPRES; from the coding sequence GTGGAGATCCTTGTGGTGGAGGACGACCCGCGCCTTGCCGACGCGCTGTGCGTGGCGCTGCACCGCCGCGGCTACGGCGTGACCCACGCCGGTACCGGCGAAGCGGCGCTCGCCGCGCCGAACTGCGACCTGGTCCTGCTCGACCTCGGGCTGCCCGACATGGACGGCCTGGTGGTGTGCAAGCAGTTGCAGGAACGCTCGGACGTGGCGGTCATCGTGCTGACCGTGCGCGGCGAGGAGCGCGATCGGGTGCTCGGACTGCGCACCGGCGCGGACGACTACCTGGTGAAGCCGTTCAGCATGGCGGAGCTGACCGCCCGGATCGAGGCGGTGCTGCGCCGGCACCGGCCGCGGCCCGCCGGCCCGGTCACCGTCGGTGACCTGCGGATCGACACCGAGGCGCGGCAGGTGCAGATCGGCACCGAACCGGTTGCCTTGCGCCCCAAGGAGTACGAGCTGCTCGTGGTGCTGGCCCGGCAGGCCGGCGCGGTGGTTCCGCGGCAGCGGCTGATCATGGAGGTGTGGCGGTCCACCTGGCCCGGCGCCGCCCGCACCCTGGAGGTGCACGTCGGTTCGCTGCGCGGCAAGATCGCCGCGGCCGGCCGGATCGAGGCCGTGCACGGCGTCGGCTACCGCTTCGATCCGCGGGAGTCGTAG